One window of the Eucalyptus grandis isolate ANBG69807.140 chromosome 8, ASM1654582v1, whole genome shotgun sequence genome contains the following:
- the LOC120287560 gene encoding uncharacterized protein LOC120287560, which translates to MKKQRLYLGSSKVFHMFFNSYHRYHFDTDMLRNIQKVLVVPPQIPKLKPLRPLPEQPGPKPWAFETKSLSSQYGLGRAPRLGIACLPKLVQGRDGRRCTSHLALGFLSLSYSSGISSCTIIIKQSHRFPHRKLFSLLEKSDINFKNETTV; encoded by the exons atgaagaaaca GCGGCTCTACCTTGGTTCCTCGAAAGTGTTCCACATGTTCTTCAACTCCTACCACCGCTACCACTTTGACACAGACATGCTCCGCAACATCCAAAAAGTGCTCGTGGTCCCGCCgcaaatccccaaattgaagcCGCTGAGGCCTTTGCCAGAGCAACCAGGACCGAAGCCGTGGGCATTTGAGACCAAGAGCCTGTCCAGCCAATACGGCCTCGGACGGGCTCCTAGATTGGGTATCGCATGTCTTCCCAAACTGGTCCAGGGAAGAGATgggagaagatgtacaagtcaTCTGGCTTTAGGTTTTCTTTCGCTTAGTTATAGCAGTGGTATATCTTCATGTACTATAATTATTAAACAGTCACACAGGTTTCCCCACCGGAAGCTATTTTCTTTATTGGAAAAGTCagatatcaatttcaaaaatgaaactACTGTGTAA
- the LOC120286056 gene encoding disease resistance protein RPV1-like gives MKKSEFLLKSGPRLLSLRSFSTFCEKTSFLRDVRASFHGAVRPAMCRFRSPISEQGVTSIPTQQNFDRLDIGRCSIFRLYPVSRKCLRSEEETRNDGLLSKEETIINELPKEYHDEIKETSVDGMPSSGFKYDVFLSFRGPDVRRTFVDCLYYSLLDSGITVFKDDKELPVGGEIGLELKCAIDNSRIHMPIFSEGYASSSWCLQELAYMVKCRKKSVGHEIAPIFHGVSPSDVRLRRGSFSKDLLQHEQYYSKETVREWEEALREVADLSGWDANTLEHGRLIKDIVLKIYNKLKKRQKVLPDHLVGIDDRVKDVVRQLDPGSLDVRFLVVHGMEGIGKTTLAKSVFNEIAPLFDGCSFLSDIRKSSQVGGIRRFQKQLLSDILKKNIDVQDIDDGINMIREKFCNKRVFIVFDNVDKPEQLLKLMGNCDSLGHGSKVIVTTGNVGLKAFLPKQHLAYEMRQLNPWHALQLFSKHAFGERLPPDDYECISSEIVATIGGNPFALEASGSFLRGKSLRIWLEELERLKEVPNRVVLEELRIIYEALSFQEKQIFLDIATFYDGMDSTTATFMWKSCGYFPESGLATLTALSLLKIDHHNIFQMHNLIRDFGREIVREENYLSLGSQSRLWESEECLHVLCDPIDHGQKSSVQLLSLKVPEGRTLTSQQFAALPNLRILHVEGGNFTGDYENVFRELRSLYWNCCPAELDVINFSPSNLVVLKLSGTELRDDWPGWHQILKSSKLKELELGDCSHLTRLPDLSAISTLERLTIRNCQSLVEIGKSIGKLVHLNYLEIDVCNRLRELPEEVGCLKALKELIVRGTILGPVGSYLPHLIGNLQCLTRLEMESVGIGELPKSIGQLKDLERLSFSRCDELRKLPDSIGELESLRELDLSHTKVTELPDSIGKLRKLEVIRIDHSKIRKIPGTIGMVEKLEEFHAKKCVNLKGDIPRGIGLLSFLKILDLSHTCIQSVPTTINQLSHLQELYLESSHKIKQIPELPASLITLYVESRSLKRVPNLANLTNLVNLIVSDCSEESLSSPHVADFSQSPNLEWIGKLSRLESLKLVHKSINSLPIKLASLPGLERLVLSCFNLQCLTQPLPSTLSKLKFINLNSLAELPPCSDLKNMSTLELCKSLLTVIPLGQFGQWENLRELTVSNCTYLRLLSCPSGLKKLRVLCLSNCPRLVEILGLEELESLESIRIDECSSLVRFPNLLKLKKLKTIEFISCRSLEILPSLSPAAFKRCHLVVDRCDKLANHNGPCWS, from the exons ATGAAGAAAAGTGAGTTTCTGCTCAAATCGGGGCCTCGTCTCCTGTCGCTTCGCTCGTTCTCGACCTTTTGCGAGAAGACCTCCTTCCTTCGGGATGTGCGGGCGTCATTTCACGGTGCTGTGAGGCCTGCAATGTGCCGATTTCGATCGCCCATCTCGGAACAAGGGGTCACAAGCATCCCAACACAACAAAACTTTGATCGATTGGATATCGGACGATGTAGTATTTTCCGGTTATACCCAG TTTCAAGGAAGTGCTTGAGGAGCGAAGAGGAGACTCGTAATGATGGGCTTCTCAGCAAAGAGGAGACTATTATTAATGAGCTTCCCAAAGAATACCACGATGAG ATCAAGGAGACTTCTGTGGATGGCATGCCATCATCAGGCTTCAAGTAtgatgtgttcttgagcttcCGAGGACCTGATGTTCGCCGCACGTTTGTGGATTGCCTCTACTATAGCCTACTTGACTCTGGAATAACTGTCTTCAAAGATGACAAAGAGCTTCCTGTAGGCGGGGAAATTGGACTGGAGCTCAAGTGTGCTATCGACAACTCAAGGATCCACATGCCGATTTTCTCGGAAGGCTATGCATCTAGCTCTTGGTGCCTCCAGGAGCTAGCGTACATGGTGAAGTGCCGGAAAAAATCCGTGGGACACGAAATCGCTCCTATTTTCCATGGAGTGAGTCCTTCAGATGTCAGGCTCAGGAGGGGTTCATTCAGCAAGGACCTGCTTCAGCATGAGCAGTATTACAGCAAGGAGACGGTGCGAGAGTGGGAGGAGGCTCTAAGAGAGGTCGCAGATCTATCAGGATGGGACGCAAACACCTTAGA GCATGGTAGACTTATCAAAGATATTGTTCTAAAGATTTATAATAAGCTGAAGAAGAGACAAAAGGTTCTTCCCGATCATTTAGTTGGAATTGATGATCGAGTCAAAGATGTGGTGCGGCAGTTGGACCCCGGCTCCCTGGATGTACGATTTCTTGTTGTGCATGGTATGGAAGGAATtggcaagacaactcttgccaagtcAGTTTTCAACGAGATAGCTCCTCTGTTTGATGGTTGTAGCTTCCTTTCAGACATCCGAAAGAGCTCACAAGTCGGTGGCATCAGAAGGTTTCAAAAACAGCTGTTATCCGATATCCTGAAGAAGAACATAGATGTCCAGGACATTGATGATGGTATCAACATGATACGAGAAAAGTTTTGCAACAAGAGGGTCTTCATTGTCTTTGATAATGTGGATAAGCCAGAGCAGCTCCTGAAACTGATGGGGAACTGTGACTCACTCGGCCATGGAAGCAAGGTGATTGTCACGACTGGGAATGTGGGTCTTAAAGCATTTCTTCCTAAACAGCATCTTGCTTATGAGATGAGACAGTTGAATCCTTGGCATGCTCTTCAACTTTTCAGTAAGCATGCCTTTGGAGAAAGGCTACCTCCAGATGATTATGAATGTATTTCCAGTGAAATAGTGGCCACAATCGGAGGAAATCCTTTTGCTCTTGAAGCTTCAGGTTCTTTCCTCCGTGGCAAAAGTCTCAGGATATGGTTAGAAGAATTGGAGCGTTTAAAGGAAGTACCTAATAGGGTAGTCCTAGAGGAGTTGAGGATAATTTATGAGGCATTAAGCTTTCAGgagaagcaaatttttttagaCATTGCAACATTTTATGACGGCATGGATAGCACGACTGCAACATTTATGTGGAAAAGTTGTGGTTATTTCCCTGAAAGCGGACTTGCTACTCTCACTGCTTTGTCTCTGTTAAAGATAGACCATCACAATATTTTTCAGATGCACAACCTGATCAGAGattttggaagggaaattgttcgAGAGGAGAATTATCTGAGTCTAGGAAGTCAAAGCAGATTGTGGGAATCAGAGGAATGCCTTCACGTCCTTTGTGATCCG ATTGATCATGGGCAAAAGAGTAGTGTTCAACTACTTAGCTTAAAAGTCCCTGAGGGACGGACGCTTACGAGTCAACAATTTGCTGCTCTGCCAAATCTAAGGATTCTTCATGTTGAAGGGGGAAACTTCACTGGAGATTATGAGAATGTTTTCAGAGAATTAAGATCGCTGTATTGGAATTGTTGTCCTGCAGAATTGGATGTGATCAATTTCTCTCCAAGCAATCTAGTTGTTCTCAAGCTTTCTGGTACTGAACTTAGAGATGATTGGCCTGGATGGCACCAAATCCTG AAATCATCCAAATTGAAAGAACTGGAACTTGGAGATTGCAGCCACTTAACTAGATTGCCTGACCTCTCTGCCATCTCAACATTGGAAAGACTGACCATACGAAATTGCCAAAGCTTAGTTGAAATTGGTAAATCAATTGGTAAGCTAGTACACCTGAATTACTTGGAAATTGATGTGTGCAATCGTCTGAGAGAGTTGCCTGAAGAAGTTGGCTGTTTAAAGGCTTTGAAAGAGCTGATTGTGAGAGGGACAATACTTGGTCCTGTTGGTTCATATCTTCCCCACTTGATTGGTAATCTACAGTGTTTGACAAGGCTAGAGATGGAAAGTGTTGGAATTGGCGAACTTCCAAAATCAATTGGACAGCTAAAGGACCTTGAAAGGTTGAGTTTCTCCAGATGTGATGAGCTAAGAAAGCTTCCAGACTCGATTGGGGAATTGGAATCACTACGTGAGTTGGATCTGTCTCATACAAAAGTAACGGAATTACCTGATTCGATTGGAAAACTGAGGAAGTTAGAAGTGATAAGGATAGATCATAGCAAGATAAGGAAGATCCCGGGGACTATAGGAATGGTGGAAAAGCTAGAGGAATTTCATGCCAAAAAATGCGTGAATTTGAAGGGAGATATTCCTAGAGGAATTGGGCTCCTATCGTTTCTGAAAATCCTAGACTTATCTCACACTTGCATTCAATCCGTGCCGACAACAATCAACCAGCTTTCTCATCTTCAAGAACTTTATTTGGAAAGtagccataaaattaaacaaatccCAGAACTTCCTGCGAGTTTGATTACCCTGTATGTCGAGTCTCGCTCATTGAAGAGAGTCCCAAACCTCGCAAACCTCACCAATTTAGTCAATCTAATTGTATCTGACTGCTCTGAGGAATCTCTTTCTAGCCCTCACGTTGCCGATTTTAGCCAGTCTCCAAACCTGGAGTGGATTGGGAAGTTGTCTAGACTGGAGAGCCTGAAATTGGTTCATAAAAGCATCAATTCACTGCCAATTAAGTTAGCTTCCCTTCCTGGCCTGGAGCGACTAGTTCTGTCTTGTTTTAACTTGCAATGCCTCACTCAACCGCTTCCTTCCACACTCTCCAAGCTGAAGTTTATAAACTTAAACTCATTGGCAGAATTACCGCCCTGTTCTGACTTGAAAAATATGTCGACGTTGGAGCTGTGTAAATCGTTGCTGACAGTAATTCCACTCGGTCAGTTTGGACAATGGGAGAATCTGAGGGAACTGACCGTGTCGAACTGCACATATCTGCGGCTGTTATCCTGTCCGTCAGGCTTGAAGAAGCTCAGAGTGTTGTGCTTGTCGAATTGCCCAAGGCTAGTTGAGATCCTAGGTCTTGAAGAACTGGAATCGCTGGAAAGTATAAGGATTGACGAGTGCAGCTCCCTAGTAAGGTTTCCTAATCTCTTGAAGTTAAAGAAGTTGAAGACCATCGAATTCATATCCTGCAGATCGTTAGAAATATTGCCTTCTCTATCTCCGGCAGCTTTCAAACGTTGTCATCTAGTAGTTGACAGATGTGATAAGCTAGCCAACCACAATGGCCCTTGCTGGAGTTAA
- the LOC104446786 gene encoding cellulose synthase A catalytic subunit 2 [UDP-forming]-like yields MWRLQKHLKWIFVSTADPMKEPPLITANTVLSILAVDYPVDKVACYVSDDGAAMLTFEALSETSEFAMKWVPFCKRFNIEPRAPEWYFSQKVDYLKDKVNPEFVRERRAMKREYEEFKVRINGLVAMAQKVPEEGWTMQDGTPWPGNNVRDHPGMIQVFLGQNGDRDVEGNELPRLVYVSREKRPGFDHHKKAGAMNALVRVSAVITNAPYLLNVDCDHYINNSKALREAMCFMMDPISGKKICYVKFPQRFDGIDRHDRYSNRNVVFFDINMKGLDGNQGPIYVGTGCVFRRQALYGYDAPMKKKPPENTCNCWPKWCCLCCGSRKRGRKMKSDEQKKTGRNREASKQIHALENIEEGIEGIDNEKSSLMSRLKFEKKFGQSPVFIATSLMEEGGAPKGATTASLLKEAIHVISCGYEDKTEWGKEVGWIYGSVTEDILTGFKMHCHGWRSVYCVPKRPAFKGSAPINLSDRLHQVLRWALGKVEILLSRHCPIWYGYGCGLKWLERFSYINSVVYPLTSIPLIAYCTLPAVCLLTGKFIVPEMSNYASLIFMALFISIAATGILEMRWGGVSIHNWWRNEQFWVIGGVSCHLFALFQGLLKVLAGVSTNFTVTSKAGDDGEFSELYLFKWTSLLIPPLTLLILNIIGVIVGVSDAITNGYESWGPLFGKLFFALWVIVHLHPFLKGFMGKQDRLPTIIIVWAILLASILTLLWVRINPFISKDGIVLEVCGLDCN; encoded by the exons ATGTGGCGACTTCAAAAGCACCTCAAGTGGATATTTGTGAGTACAGCGGATCCCATGAAAGAACCTCCTCTTATAACTGCAAACACTGTTCTGTCCATACTTGCTGTAGATTACCCAGTCGACAAAGTAGCATGCTATGTCTCAGATGACGGGGCAGCGATGCTCACCTTTGAAGCCCTTTCCGAGACATCAGAGTTTGCAATGAAGTGGGTCCCATTCTGTAAGAGATTCAATATTGAGCCTAGGGCTCCAGAATGGTATTTTTCTCAGAAGGTTGACTATTTGAAGGACAAAGTGAATCCTGAATTTGTGAGAGAACGCCGCGCCATGAAG AGAGAATATGAAGAGTTCAAAGTTCGGATAAATGGGTTGGTGGCAATGGCACAGAAAGTTCCTGAAGAGGGTTGGACAATGCAGGATGGCACTCCGTGGCCTGGGAACAATGTCAGAGATCATCCTGGAATGATCCAG GTTTTCCTTGGCCAAAATGGTGACCGTGATGTTGAAGGAAATGAATTACCTCGGCTAGTTTATGTCTCTCGCGAGAAGAGACCTGGTTTTGATCATCACAAGAAAGCTGGTGCCATGAATGCTCTG GTGCGGGTCTCAGCAGTCATCACAAATGCCCCTTATTTGCTGAACGTGGATTGTGATCATTATATAAACAACAGCAAGGCTCTTCGAGAAGCCATGTGCTTCATGATGGATCCAATTTCGGGCAAGAAGATATGTTATGTGAAATTTCCACAGAGATTTGACGGGATAGATCGTCATGATAGATACTCAAATCGTAATGTAGTATTTTTTGAT ATAAATATGAAGGGTTTGGATGGTAATCAAGGACCAATTTATGTCGGAACTGGTTGTGTCTTCCGGAGGCAGGCTTTGTATGGATATGATGccccaatgaaaaagaaacctCCCGAGAATACATGTAACTGTTGGCCAAAATGGTGCTGCTTGTGTTGTGGATCTAGAAAAAGAGGTAGGAAAATGAAGTCCGATGAGCAAAAGAAGACAGGGAGGAACAGGGAGGCTTCAAAGCAGATTCATGCACTGGAAAATATTGAAGAGGGAATTGAAG GTATAGACAATGAAAAATCATCACTAATGTCCCGACTAAAGTTCGAGAAGAAATTCGGTCAATCCCCAGTTTTTATAGCTACATCCTTGATGGAAGAAGGTGGTGCCCCAAAGGGAGCCACTACTGCATCACTTTTGAAAGAAGCCATTCATGTCATTAGCTGTGGTTATGAGGACAAAACGGAATGGGGAAAAGAG GTGGGCTGGATATATGGCTCCGTTACAGAGGATATTCTAACGGGCTTCAAGATGCATTGTCATGGCTGGCGATCTGTATACTGCGTGCCTAAGCGGCCTGCTTTCAAGGGTTCAGCTCCAATAAACCTATCAGATCGCCTGCATCAGGTTCTCCGTTGGGCTCTTGGAAAGGTTGAGATCCTTTTGAGCAGGCATTGTCCAATATGGTATGGGTATGGCTGTGGCTTAAAATGGTTAGAGCGGTTTTCTTACATCAACTCGGTCGTCTATCCTTTGACTTCCATTCCCTTGATCGCATATTGTACTCTTCCAGCCGTTTGTCTTCTAACAGGAAAGTTTATTGTCCCTGAG ATGAGCAACTATGCTAGTCTCATTTTCATGGCACTGTTTATATCTATTGCGGCTACAGGCATCCTTGAGATGCGGTGGGGTGGTGTCAGCATCCACAACTGGTGGAGAAATGAGCAGTTCTGGGTAATTGGTGGGGTCTCCTGTCACCTGTTTGCTCTCTTCCAGGGTCTACTAAAAGTTTTGGCTGGAGTCAGCACAAATTTCACGGTCACGTCCAAAGCCGGAGATGATGGAGAATTCTCTGAGCTATACCTCTTTAAGTGGACATCACTGTTAATCCCTCCCTTGACTCTGCTCATCCTAAACATAATTGGAGTCATTGTTGGCGTTTCAGATGCCATCACTAATGGCTACGAATCTTGGGGTccactgtttggtaaacttttctttgctttgtggGTCATTGTTCATCTGCATCCCTTCCTCAAGGGATTCATGGGAAAACAAGATCGGTTACCTACAATCATAATTGTTTGGGCAATTCTTCTTGCCTCGATTTTAACTCTTTTATGGGTCCGAATAAACCCTTTCATTTCCAAGGACGGCATTGTACTAGAAGTGTGTGGATTGGATTGCAACTAG
- the LOC120286191 gene encoding cyclin-H1-1-like isoform X2, which yields MVVLIAASGAEMKDLLSIVAEFYLLRNLTQGRKLSMPVPYDNNHLICLETAKEEVDKIVVTDASLLFPPGQLALAALRHANEIPREHAHTPKFHSQQHRAHSASECDSSVRTYKFPSEKDIKHINRKLRSCWGLSSHDDSKKRDKKSKHKSKWSAG from the exons ATGGTAGTCTTGATCGCAGCTAGTGGGGCTGAGATGAAGGATCTCCTCTCAATTGTAGCGGAGTTTTACCTATTGAGGAACTTAACTCAAGGGAGAAAGCTTTCGATGCCAGTTCCTTATGACAACAACCACCTCATATGCTTA GAAACTGCAAAAGAGGAGGTAGACAAAATTGTGGTTACTGATGCATCACTTCTCTTTCCTCCTGGACAG CTGGCATTGGCGGCTTTGCGTCATGCTAATGAG ATACCTAGAGAACATGCTCATACGCCAAAATTCCATTCACAGCAGCACAGAGCTCATTCAGCATCTGAATGCGATTCCTCG GTTAGGACATATAAATTCCCTTCTGAGAAAGATATAAAACACATCAACAGGAAGCTGAGGTCTTGTTGGGGCCTTAGTTCACATGATGA TAGTAAGAAACGAGACAAGAAATCGAAGCACAAATCCAAGTGGAGTGCAGGCTAG